TTGATGGATTATCGTGATAGGCAGGTCTGACTGTTTTGCTCAAAATCACCTTTGCTTAAAACTGCCTTTATTCAAAATCCCCCAAATTCATCTTTAATGCATCAAAACACACACCCATATCAAAGCCTCGATACTGCAAAAATCGCAGTTGGCGGGCTTTTTCTTTTGGGTCTTTTGGGATATTGTCGCCATATTTTTTACAGCGAGCTTCTACGGCAAGTTTGAGCCAGTCTATCTCATCGTCCTTGTCATTGCCCTTGTTATCATTGTCCAAAATCGTGCCGTCCGCCACGCTGTCCACATCGCTCATGACAATCAGCTCGTCCACACCGCCAAACGCCTTAACATCAAGCCCTGCTTTTTTTAGGCTATCTGTCAGATACCGCACGCCACGCCCTTTGCGTACCGCTTCACGCACGAGCGTGGTCGCACAGCGTGTGTCGGACTGATAGCCTTTTTCGGCAAATTCATCAAGCAAGTCATCTACCGCCTGTGGGTCGCAGTCTTTGGCGATGAGTTTGGTTTTTAGCTCATGGCGGGAAAGCTCTTTTTTGGACAAATAATAAAACGCAAGCCAACGCAAATAGCGAGTTTCTTTGTCGGGAAGTTGTAATTTTTCAATTTCAACTTGGCTTAATAATTTTAAAGAATTATCATCAAGCACCGTTTGACTGTCGTCTTTTAATAATAAATCCACCGCAGACGGCTGATTATCGCTTTTTTGGGATTTGCGTTTGCGTGGGGGTGTTGGTGTGTCGGTTTGGGAGTTGGGATTTTGGGTGTTCTTAACTGATTTTTTAAAGGAGTGTTTGACGGTGTTGGTTAAATTTTTTGGTTTATCGGACAAAAAATTGTCATCGGATTGTTGGCGTGTATCGTTGTTTTTATCGTTCGCTTTAT
This Moraxella sp. K1664 DNA region includes the following protein-coding sequences:
- a CDS encoding regulatory protein RecX, giving the protein MVKPIKIQTLDDILADMGQPVSAKTFDKKNNNNSDKANDKNNDTRQQSDDNFLSDKPKNLTNTVKHSFKKSVKNTQNPNSQTDTPTPPRKRKSQKSDNQPSAVDLLLKDDSQTVLDDNSLKLLSQVEIEKLQLPDKETRYLRWLAFYYLSKKELSRHELKTKLIAKDCDPQAVDDLLDEFAEKGYQSDTRCATTLVREAVRKGRGVRYLTDSLKKAGLDVKAFGGVDELIVMSDVDSVADGTILDNDNKGNDKDDEIDWLKLAVEARCKKYGDNIPKDPKEKARQLRFLQYRGFDMGVCFDALKMNLGDFE